Below is a genomic region from Pseudazoarcus pumilus.
CCACGTTCACGTTGGGCATTTCCACATAGCCCTCGCCGTTGGCGGCCGGATTGGCCGGGTCGTAGACCAGGCGCATGGGCGCGGCACTCTCCACCACCTGCGTGACGCGCACGCCGCGCCCCTCGGACTTTCCGACCGGCACAGCCTCGAACACCACCTGCTTGGCGCGATAGGGCTGACCATCCTCGCCGACCACGCTGTCGGCGTTGGCGAGGTTGGAAGCCGTCGTATTCAGGCGCAACGACTGCGCATTGAGCGCGGATCCGGCAATATTGAAGACGTCGAACATGCTCATGGTTCAGCCCCTCACTGTCCGCCGGTGATTGCCGTGCGCATGCCCGAGAGCAGCCCGTTGATGAAGGTCAGGCTGGCCTCGTAGTGCAACGCGTTCTCGGCAAAGGCGGCACGCTCGACGTCCATGTTCACGGTATTGCCGTCGGCACTCGACTGCAGTTCCTGGCGATAGCCGACGTAACCCTCGAAGCCTTGAGCCCCTCCCGTCGGCAGATGACCGGCCGAGGTCTGCGCCAGGGCCATGCCCTCGCCGGGTCGACCGAGTTGCGCGGCCAGTGCGCTGCGAAAATCGATGTCGCGCGCCTTGTAGTTCGGCGTGTCGGCGTTGGCGATATTCGACGCCAGCATTTCCTGACGCCGCGCCTGCAGATTCAGGGCGCTCTGGTGGAACTGCAAAGCTTCCTCGAGTCGGGCCTTCATGCTTCACCTCTTGCGGTTGCGGTCCGTGGCCTGAATGCCGACGCCGCGAACAACTGCCCTATTGCAGCTTTCGTGCCAGCATCGTATGCCCCGCACAACGCCGCCGTTGCGGCGATAAGCGGCGGCTTTTCCGGCCATTTTCGCCGGCACGGCGGATGCGCATGCCGGCGAGCCGGCAGACTTTGCCGGCAACGCCCATTGCCGGTCGGCCCCGTGACAGGCACGCCTTGCCCGCGTCCGTCGGGCGTGATGCAATGCCGTCCATGACGCCCATCGCTGACCTTTTCAAGCACGCCAGCGCACTCGTGCTGCTCGCCAGCTGCGCCGCCGCCATGGCACAACAGCCCGCCGCCCCGGTGGAGAGTGCTGCGCGCGCGCTTCTCGAACGCGAAGCGGCCGGCCTTCCCGGACAGATCGAAGTCGAGGTCGGCGACCTCGATCCAGCCAACCGTCTGCCCCAATGCGCGCAACTCGAAGCATTTCTGCCGTCGGGCGTGCGGGCATGGGGCCAGATCAATGTTGGCGTGCGATGCACTTCGCCGGTGGTGTGGACCGTCTACCTGCCCGCGCGCGTGCGTGTAATGACCGAGTACGTGGTAACCCGTCAGGCGCTCCGGCGCGGCCAGATCGTCGGCCCCGACGACATCCACCTGGAGCGCGGCGACCTCACGGCGCAGGCCGCCAATACGATCACCGACCCCTCGCGCGCGATCGGCGTGCACGCCGCACAGTCGGTCGCCGCCGGCCAGCCATTGCGTGCCGACATGCTGCGTCTGCCCCCGGCGGTCGACCGCGGTCAAACCGTGCGGGTCGTCGGCAGCGGTACGGGTTTCGCCATCTCGGGCGAAGGCCGCGCGCTGAATCGCGCGGGCGACGGCGAATCGGTGCGTGTGCGCCTGGCCAACGGGCAGATCGTCACCGGTGTGGCGCGCGCCGGCGGCATCGTGGAGATGCGCTTCTGAAGCGAAAATGCGATCATCCCGAAGGATGCCGCGCCCGCCACCGGGGTGCGCCGGATCGGCCCCTGCAGGAATGCGTTAAAGTTTTGACGTACGCTGCCGTTCACTCCTTCAGGAGTCCATCGAAGGGACTCGACACCGGAGCCAGACCGTGAAGATCGAAGGTACAAACAAGGGCCTGCCGACACCGCAGACGTCGGACAAACCGAACCCGCCCGCCGGCAAGACCCCGCCGACCGCAGGCGGCAGCGGTGGCGACAAGGTGGAACTGTCGCCGCTGTCGTCCAGCCTCGTCAGGGCCGAATCCGCAATGGCCTCGACCCCTGCGGTCGACAGCGCACGCGTGGACGAAATCCGCCAGGCCATCAGCGAAGGCCGTTTCCGCATCGACCCCGAGCGCATCGCCGACGGACTGATCGACAGCGTGCGCGAGATGCTGGGCAACGCGAAGTGAGCAACGCGGCCGCGCGCCCCCGACTCGCGCAGGCCGTCGAGGCCGAGCTGACGCTGCTCGAGCGCTTTCAGGACCTGCTGCGCCGCGAACAGGAACTGCTCATCGCCGGCGACACCGACGCGCTGATGGCGCTGACCACCCGCAAGTCGGAACTGCACCGGCAACTGCAGCGCCAGCACGACGCGCTGTCCATGCTACTCGGCCAGCTTGGCCACACCCCCTCGTCGGAAGCCGTGCACACACTGTGCGCCGACCTGCCCGACACGCTCGCGCGCTGGAACCGCGTGCTGGAAGTCGGTGCCGACGTGCGCGCACTCAACGAGATCAACGGCAAGCTCATCGTCGAGCGCATGCAGAACAACCAGGCTGCGCTGAGCGTGCTGCTCGCTGCTGCCGATCAGCCCGCGCTGTACGACGCCGAAGGCACGGCCCGCCCCACCGGCCGCGGCCGCCATCTGGGCAGCGCCTGAATTTTCTCCGCTCGTGTTTCACCGGTAGGCGCGCTGCCGACCGGCAGGTATGCTTGTGCGCCATCCGCCACATGACCGAGCACAGCCGCAGCATGTCCTCCAAGAACTACGACGAATCCTCGTTCCGCGTCCTCAAGGGACTGGAGCCGGTGCGCGAGCGCCCCGGCATGTACACCCGCACCGACTCGCCCGCCCACGTCATCCAGGAAGTCGTGGACAACGCGGCCGACGAGGCGCTGGGCGGCTTCGCCAGGAAGATCCATGTCACGCTGCATCTGGACGGCTCGATCTCGGTGGTCGACGACGGCCGCGGCATTCCGGTCGGCATGCATCCTGAAGAAGGCGTACCGGTGGTGGTGCTCGCCTACACGCGATTGCACGCCGGCGGAAAGTTCGACAAGCGCGAAGGCAACAGCGCCTACGCCTTCTCGGGCGGCCTGCACGGCGTCGGCGTGGCCGTGACCAACGCGCTGGCCACGCGCATCGAGGTCGAGGTGCGACGCGACGGCAAGATCCATCGCATCGACTTCTCCGACGGCGGCGAGCGCATCAGCGAGATCCGCATCGAGGGAGAATGCGGGCGCCAGACCGGCACGCGCGTACGCGTGTGGCCCGACGCGAAGTACTTCGACTCCCCGCGCGTCCCGCTGCCCGAGCTCGAGCGCCTGCTGCGCAGCAAGGCCGTGCTGCTGCCCGGGGTTTCAGTACGCCTGGACACCGAACAGGCCGACGGACCGGCGCACACCAAGACCTGGAGCTATCCGGACGGGCTGCCCGGCTACCTGCGCGAACTGGCCGGGGATCTGGAGCCGGTCGCGCCAATTTTCGCGGGCGAGAGCTACGCCGATGCCGACGACCTCGCCTACGCTCCCGGCGAAGGTGCGGCCTGGGCACTGGCCTGGTTCGAACACACCGTACCGGGCGAATCCTATGTGAACCTGATCCCGACGGTGGCCGGCGGCACGCATGAATCT
It encodes:
- the flgC gene encoding flagellar basal body rod protein FlgC translates to MSMFDVFNIAGSALNAQSLRLNTTASNLANADSVVGEDGQPYRAKQVVFEAVPVGKSEGRGVRVTQVVESAAPMRLVYDPANPAANGEGYVEMPNVNVVEEMVNMISASRSYQNNVEVMNTAKTLLQRTLTIGQ
- the flgB gene encoding flagellar basal body rod protein FlgB codes for the protein MKARLEEALQFHQSALNLQARRQEMLASNIANADTPNYKARDIDFRSALAAQLGRPGEGMALAQTSAGHLPTGGAQGFEGYVGYRQELQSSADGNTVNMDVERAAFAENALHYEASLTFINGLLSGMRTAITGGQ
- the flgA gene encoding flagellar basal body P-ring formation chaperone FlgA, producing the protein MTPIADLFKHASALVLLASCAAAMAQQPAAPVESAARALLEREAAGLPGQIEVEVGDLDPANRLPQCAQLEAFLPSGVRAWGQINVGVRCTSPVVWTVYLPARVRVMTEYVVTRQALRRGQIVGPDDIHLERGDLTAQAANTITDPSRAIGVHAAQSVAAGQPLRADMLRLPPAVDRGQTVRVVGSGTGFAISGEGRALNRAGDGESVRVRLANGQIVTGVARAGGIVEMRF
- the flgM gene encoding flagellar biosynthesis anti-sigma factor FlgM; translation: MKIEGTNKGLPTPQTSDKPNPPAGKTPPTAGGSGGDKVELSPLSSSLVRAESAMASTPAVDSARVDEIRQAISEGRFRIDPERIADGLIDSVREMLGNAK
- a CDS encoding flagella synthesis protein FlgN, which encodes MSNAAARPRLAQAVEAELTLLERFQDLLRREQELLIAGDTDALMALTTRKSELHRQLQRQHDALSMLLGQLGHTPSSEAVHTLCADLPDTLARWNRVLEVGADVRALNEINGKLIVERMQNNQAALSVLLAAADQPALYDAEGTARPTGRGRHLGSA